The Trichoderma atroviride chromosome 5, complete sequence genome contains a region encoding:
- a CDS encoding uncharacterized protein (EggNog:ENOG41), translating into MPFPRQKSCTHCKQSKLRCNRATPTCSRCAERNLLCDIRDIHVSPYSALRRAKVSGLGAVDQHSSFGVPSAIFDEVSATGAALDGDNETSTWMAVDSFETGPLEPKSFESGIDDFGLEDFEAQFGLQMMPDSGHSGENAIDTWTSAHVATPGNSVPISCWDTPSLLGESNPDKTIDSCDDIPSTLAVRTPSNTESLRNRPILKGCMLTNIILGQITGYPKMLVLGDRLPPFIHAPCYTDERLAPECGEMGKHQCLPKSLAICASLVDMFYSRTDANADFVWQTIYSEGKRLQEEHKTSDSYGQLTALQAVIIYILLQAQDSETAERNGANALLLIMMVC; encoded by the exons ATGCCGTTCCCTCGCCAAAAGTCTTGCACTCACTGCAAGCAGTCAAAGTTACGATGCAACCGCGCAACTCCGACTTGTTCACGCTGTGCAGAGCGCAACCTCCTATGTGATATACGCGACATCCACGTCTCTCCGTATTCGGCCTTGCGCCGAGCGAAAGTCTCCGGATTAGGAGCTGTGGATCAACACAGTAGCTTTGGGGTCCCATCGGCCATCTTTGATGAAGTTTCAGCAACTGGTGCGGCCCTCGATGGTGACAATGAGACTTCCACCTGGATGGCCGTTGACAGTTTCGAAACCGGTCCTCTGGAGCCAAAAAGTTTCGAATCTGGAATTGATGATTTTGGCCTCGAAGATTTTGAAGCCCAATTTGGCCTGCAAATGATGCCCGACTCAGGACACTCAGGAGAGAATGCCATCGATACGTGGACATCTGCCCATGTAGCTACCCCCGGTAACTCTGTTCCAATCTCATGTTGGGATACTCCATCTCTCCTAGGCGAATCTAATCCGGACAAGACCATCGATTCGTGCGACGATATACCGTCCACCCTGGCTGTACGGACTCCCTCCAACACAGAGTCACTACGTAACCGTCCAATCCTAAAAGGCTGCATGTTGACCAACATCATTCTGGGACAAATCACCGGCTATCCAAAGATGCTCGTCCTAGGAGATCGTCTTCCTCCGTTTATCCATGCGCCTTGCTACACAGATGAGAGGCTTGCTCCAGAGTGTGGCGAGATGGGCAAACACCAATGTCTGCCCAAGAGTCTTGCCATTTGTGCCAGCCTGGTGGACATGTTCTATTCGCGGACAGATGCCAACGCGGATTTCGTCTGGCAGACGATATACTCTGAGGGAAAGAGATTGCAAGAAGAG CATAAAACCTCGGACTCATACGGTCAACTTACTGCCCTACAGGCGGTCATTATATATATCCTCCTGCAGGCTCAAGACTCTGAGACAGCAGAAAGAAATGGCGCCAATGCTCTGCTCCTGATTATGATGGTATGTTGA
- a CDS encoding uncharacterized protein (EggNog:ENOG41): MSPNTALLVIDPLNDFMHPKGKLYPQLRESIEATNTVPNLKKLVDAARLLEVPVYYGLHQPYSKGSYEGWNHMKASHHTIQEYQVFAEGSWGAEIHEGFEPVASNGDVVASRHWNSSSFSNTDLDYQLRQRDITHIILAGLVTNTCIESTARHAIELGYNVTLINDATAGFSQALKLAATDLVWPTIVDEVISVDEWIAQRSK, translated from the exons ATGTCTCCCAACACGGCTCTTCTAGTCATTGACCCGCTCAATGACTTCATGCATCCCAAGGGCAAACTGTATCCCCAGCTGCGCGAGAGCATCGAGGCAACAAACACAGTGCCGAATTTGAAAAAGCTGGTTGATGCAGCAAGACTCCTTGAAGTTCCCGTCTATTACGGCCTGCATCAACCTTACAGCAAGGGGAGCTATGAGGGATGGAACCATATGAAAGCAAGCCACCACACCATCCAAGAGTACCAAGTCTTCGCCGAGGGCAGCTGGGGAGCGGAAATTCACGAGGGATTTGAGCCAGTAGCGAGCAATGGCGATGTTGTCGCTTCACGTCACTGGAATAGCAG CTCTTTTTCGAATACCGATCTGGATTACCAGTTGCGCCAACGAGATATTACACACATTATTCTGGCAGGGCTCGTAACCAACACATGCATCGAGTCTACAGCCCGACATGCCATTGAGTT AGGTTATAATGTTACATTGAT CAACGATGCCACGGCCGGATTCTCTCAAGCTTTGAAGCTTGCCGCGACCGACCTTGTTTGGCCAACTATTGTGGACGAGGTAATATCAGTGGATGAGTGGATTGCGCAAAGATCAAAATAA
- a CDS encoding uncharacterized protein (EggNog:ENOG41~SECRETED:SignalP(1-16)) produces MNKYFSMMSLVSPIVGLHLGIATLSQFATDESLAGDVFRAPLPFSKMDSRQLLSFIPSRYTTICSVTHAVDCLATRLEQIMIHATLSGRQEVIVLQHYTSALRATQEAIDNEAKRTAPETLCATELLGIFELLKAQPDRLAWMRHVAGTTQLIRLRGPHRFHSEFELALFMAHVGPMVVEAYLDIKECFLVEEPWQKVMHAAIHSDSSIPPGST; encoded by the exons ATGAACAAGTACTTTTCGATGATGAGCTTGGTATCGCCAATTGTTGGTCTGCACCTCGGAATTGCGACATTATCACAGTTTGCAACAGACGAGAGTCTCGCTGGCGACGTGTTTCGGGCACCACTACCATTTTCAAAAATGGATAGCCGGCAGCTACTCTCATTTATCCCCTCTCGATATACCACCATATGCTCGGTGACCCATGCAGTAGACTGTCTCGCCACAAGACTCGAACAGATCATGATCCACGCCACTTTAAGCGGTAGGCAAGAGGTGATTGTACTGCAACACTACACCAGCGCGCTTCGAGCCACTCAGGAGGCCATAGACAACGAAGCCAAGCGTACGGCCCCAGAAACATTGTGTGCAACAGAACTTTTGGGCATCTTCGAG CTATTAAAAGCTCAGCCAGATCGTCTAGCTTGGATGCGGCATGTGGCTGGGACTACCCAACTAATACGGCTTCGGGGTCCCCATCGGTTCCATTCCGAGTTTGAGCTGGCACTCTTCATGGCACACGTTGGGCCCATG GTCGTAGAGGCGTACTTGGATATTAAAGAATGTTTCCTAGTAGAGGAGCCCTGGCAGAAGGTCATGCATGCTGCAATTCACAGCGACTCATCAATCCCCCCCGGATCAACGTGA
- a CDS encoding uncharacterized protein (EggNog:ENOG41), translated as MARDLELVGSAAERQGVFFTPSLWSGSACNGPLERILCPVLQGTFLMCYIIKARLLASISPNQFHFAELECQALADEILTLEADPAVYKDGGIFAGLFLSQTLWVARAIRDTKDLWASSVARYAVEAAAGTDGMIESWKFRKWCDEMRKG; from the coding sequence ATGGCACGAGATTTGGAGCTTGTGGGGAGCGCAGCAGAGCGGCAAGGAGTTTTCTTTACGCCCAGTCTTTGGAGTGGCAGCGCCTGCAATGGCCCTCTCGAGCGTATACTCTGCCCTGTGCTGCAGGGAACATTTCTCATGTGCTATATCATCAAGGCCCGTCTCTTGGCATCCATCTCACCTAATCAATTCCACTTTGCCGAATTGGAATGCCAGGCCTTGGCTGATGAGATATTAACTCTAGAGGCGGACCCGGCTGTCTACAAGGATGGCGGCATCTTCGCGGGCCTATTCCTGTCACAGACTCTGTGGGTAGCCCGAGCCATCCGCGACACCAAAGATCTATGGGCGAGCTCTGTTGCCAGATACGCCgtagaagctgctgctggaacaGACGGAATGATTGAAAGCTGGAAATTCCGGAAATGGTGTGATGAAATGCGAAAGGGGTGA